Part of the Caldilineales bacterium genome, GCGCCCGCGGCGAGGGGCCGTTCACCACCCTGGAAGATTTCTGCCGCCGCGTCGATCTGCGCCAGATCAACAAGCGGGTCTTGGAGTGCCTGATCAAAGTCGGGGCGTTCGATGCGCTGGTCGAGCGGGCGAAGGCGCTGGCCGTGCTCGACCGCATGATGACGTTCTCGGCCCGGACCTGGGAGGCGCGCGATGTCGGCCAGGGCAGCCTGTTCGACCTGTTCGAGTTTGTAGAGGAGCCGGCGGCGGCGGATTCGCTCTTCGACCCGCCCCCCACGATCGAGCCGGTCCCGGCCAAGCAGGCGCTGGACTGGGAGAAAGAACTGTTGGGCGTCTATGTTTCCGAGCACCCCTTGCGCCGGGTGACGGCCAACTACCAGCGGGCGATCACCTGCCTGTGCAACGAGGTGACGCCGCTGATGAAGGGCAGGGGCGTGACGCTGGCCGGGATGGTGGCGGGGGTGCGCAAGTTGTTGACAAAGAATGGCGATTACATGGCCTTCGTCACCCTTGAGGACCTGCAAGGCAAGTGCGATCTGACCGTCTTCCCCCGCACCCTGGAGGCCACCCCGCCGCAGTTGCTGGAAGAAGGCAGCATCGTGTTGGTGCGCGGCAAGGTGGATGTGCGCAACGACCGCGTCAGCGTCATCGCCGATGGTATCAGCGACAGTTTTGCCTATGCCCTACCCGCCAGCGAGCAGGAGGCCCTGCCTGCCTTTGCTGCGCCGCCGCCCGCCGATGTTTGGGAGGATGACGGCCTACCCCCCGCCGCCATGCTCGCCCCTGCGGACGAGGAGGACGACGAGTTCATGGCCGGCTTCATGGGCGGCCCCCTGCCCAGCCTGGCCGAGCCGCCGCCCGTCTTTCTGGCGACGACGCCCGCCCCTGCTGGCAATGGCAGCGCCGCGCCGCCCGCGCGCGGCAACGGCCATGCCCAGCCCCACGCCCATCCTCCGGCGCCGCCCGTTCTCGCGCCCCCTCCCCCGCCTGTCGCCCCGCCGCCCGCCCCGCTCCCCCCGCGGCTGGTGCGCGTCAACTTCCGGCGCAGCGGCGACGGCCCCGACGACAGCCGGCGGCTGCACCAGGCCATCGCGGCCATCCGGCGCTATCCCGGCCAGGATCGTTTCGTGATCCGCGTGAGCAACGAGATGGAGTTCGGCTTCCCCAACGAGACCACAGGCTATTGCGAGGCGCTGGCGCGGGATTTGCAGGGGGTGTTAGGGGAGGGGTGTTTGGAGGTGGGGTGAGGGGTATCAGGCCAAAAACACGCGGATGTCTTCCTGGCGCAGCGTCGCCGCTTCTTCCGAGATGGAAACTCCCTCCATCAACCAGGCGATGGGGTATTCGATGTCAGCAACCGTTGCCAGGGCGGCGCCGGACACCGGCTTCCCAAGCAGCATACGCGCGAAATCAAGGAAACGAGTATCGCGTTCTTCAAACTCACCCAGAAAAGCGAATCGTTCCAAAACGGCGCCGCATGCCTCCGCCCAGTCGAAGTCCTGCCCCACACGGATCAGACCGCGCACATCGTCGGCGAAACCATGATGCCGAAGCTTCTCTTCCACGTTGGCGAGAAATGTGGGGTGGTGGAACACCATCTTTGCATGATAGAAGTAATAGAGCGTGAGTTTGCGCACGGCCCGCTCGTTGAGATCGAGGCCCGTGATCCGCCAGAGATCGTAGATATCGCGCCCTTTGCGGCGGGCATAGAGCGCACGTAGCTTCGTTGCCGTCAGTTCTTCCAGATAATAGGTTGCGATGGGAGCAGAAGAACCATCGGGCAGGATCAGATTTCTCGCCGTTCGCCCCAAGATGGGGACACGCTCGACAGTGGAGATTTCCAGCTTCAGGCGTTGCCTCGACCCACCACTGAGCGGGGTGTACTGAGCGACGATGTTCGTCTGTTCGTAGCGATAGTCGTGCGTAACAGTGTAATCGGCGTTCTGCGCGGCAAACAGTGTTTCCAGTCGCGAGATAATCTGGCTACGCTCGGCCAGCACCTGCGCCTTCAGGCCAACGGCGTTGAAATCGAGGTCTACGGACAGGCGGCTGAGCGCGGGGAAGTATAGCTTGTTCAAGACCGTGCCCCCTTTCAGGCAGAGCCGCCCGGCCAAAAAGGGGTCGCGATAGATCGCTGCAAGCGCATACGTCAGGC contains:
- a CDS encoding nucleotidyl transferase AbiEii/AbiGii toxin family protein, whose translation is MNLTLRLIRNWADERAIPDLIVAELDYRLTYALAAIYRDPFLAGRLCLKGGTVLNKLYFPALSRLSVDLDFNAVGLKAQVLAERSQIISRLETLFAAQNADYTVTHDYRYEQTNIVAQYTPLSGGSRQRLKLEISTVERVPILGRTARNLILPDGSSAPIATYYLEELTATKLRALYARRKGRDIYDLWRITGLDLNERAVRKLTLYYFYHAKMVFHHPTFLANVEEKLRHHGFADDVRGLIRVGQDFDWAEACGAVLERFAFLGEFEERDTRFLDFARMLLGKPVSGAALATVADIEYPIAWLMEGVSISEEAATLRQEDIRVFLA